Below is a window of Humulus lupulus chromosome 2, drHumLupu1.1, whole genome shotgun sequence DNA.
tctctctttgaCCTCGTCGATCTGACGTCGGAAATGGGCTCATATATCTTCTTGCTCGCACCGTTCCTTGTGCTCGCGAATCAATCACTTATTTTGCGTGAAAGGCGATTCAAGTCCAGGAGTTGATGGGTGGTAAGGGATGGCAAGcttgggcccccaccgattctcagaagACTGTGACATCTAACAAGGAAGTAAAATGTGAGGGCCcattataaagaaaaaaaaaggagaataAAATGGGGTTGAgatcttgataactcgagctcgaaAGCTCGAGGTAACGCGATCGCACTAATCGAGCCTGAAGGCTTGAAAAAGATAGGTTAACTCAGATGTCTATcccaaactattgtaaagttcggggcATCGAGAGTGCACCCATGCGAGAGTGGAGCAGTTATTACCAGTTTAAAATAATCTCAGATTTCTAGGGAAAAAGTGGGCAGTTACCCGAAAAGGCGATATTTTTGGGATacgtgcattaaaaccctaatccaaacccctatttcttaagctacacaaaATTTGTGACCTAGATACCCCATTACTTGAAAAACtcaatttttacatgtttttaccaaaaaaaaattggtcTAAACCGTGATTTTTATCATACCAAATCTACCCAAATAAAAAAACTTGCCTAATGCAAAAGAGAAGCCTTAAAAATCTGGTAGAAATCAGAAAGACATCCTTATGAATAGAAGAAACacgtaaaaagaaaaaaaaatatacaccAGAGGAAAATCAGAGAACTTACGCAAAGTGGGTTGTGGATATGAAGAAATCGTCGACTGAAGAAGTGGAAgcaagaatgatctcacggagCCAAAGGTGGTGAGTTTTCTCTGTTTCTTtagtttggaaaacatgcaacgGGAGGAGCTCTGGTTCGTGTTTCTGTTTCTGAAAGTAAAAATGCAAGTGAcggaataaagaagaagaaatggtatatatatatatatggcaaaGGGAATAGTAAGGGTCAGATGAATCTGAGCCCTTGATTTGAGTTAAAAGGTGATCTAACGGATCACATTTGATTTATGAAGTATGGCGGCAAAAAGAGAATGGGAAAGGACATGGGCAAGaaaaagagtactcgagtactcttggTATGCAATCCCCTAGTGACGCGTGTTCACACTCGAGTGTAGTAGGTGAACACGTTTTTCGATagtggagttcaaaagtttcctacTCAGAGGATTCAAACCAACaattttgagggggcaaaatgttacaccaaaatttcgaaaatgaataaatgagcctcgaaatgtaggctcgtaaaatgTAAGATCGAAAATAACAGACATTGGctaaacacttgtataaattaatatatttccTGATCTGTTGTTATTGGCAATCAAGCACGATTTGAAAGGCTCAAGCTTAAGTTTCAGGCTCGAAAGTAGGAGCCATCTCCGAAGCATGAGCTCGACAAAGTTAACTAGAATGATGAGCTCAAAGTTTGGATCGGTCTCGAAAACGCATTAACCTTGCATTAGAGGTCAGTAACACGTTTTGCACATGAcaactgttaggaaatccctattccttggagatttgttgttatcagatattaaatcctaattatcatgagatattatgtaattaatgtatttatttacatttatttcaaatttgaataattgattgtaacttccctcaATCAGTGGAATATATTCTCATAACCAGTACTATAAATAGCCTGAGACTTTTCATTTGTATTCACACACAaaattgtactgagaatactcaGCTGAATTGctctgaaaaagctttgagagagtgtcAAGATCAATaaaattgactcatggactaggcagattttaactgctgaatcaTGTAAAAGCTCTTGTGTTCTTCTAATTTTTCTAAAATATTGTTTAGTactcttcataattaagttgacgaaaaatgacatCAATAGATACTAAATTATGAGGTAGATGAATAACAATATGACATTTATTACATAAATGAATATTAACGTTAGACTAATGATGAGGTGGTTACGAAATGTTTTGGGTTATTTGGGTAGTTTCACCTTTAAAAAATTGAGTATATAAATACAACAAAACTAAGAGCTTAGGTCCTATTTTTATTTCTATTAGAAAATTTTATGTATTATGCCTAAAGAGACCACATATTACAAAAGCATGCTTAATAATCTTCACATTTAAAAAATATGCTCTAAATTCAAAATTGGACTAAATGAACCTTGTCATAAAATTTCCTCCTTCCTTCACACTATTTATTTTCTACTCTCTCTCACCTGAACTCACGTCCCCCTCAAGAACATCGAACAACCACAAACGACACCCACACTCTGTGCAATCGTCTTTCACCATCAACCAACACACTCAACCTATGAGCCCAGTAGCTCACGAACCCCGCGCGACCTCCTCAGCCATTAATGTTAAACACCATGGTTAgagctttttcttttttttttttttaaaaatgttttttagtTTGAAATTCCATAAATTAGTTAGTTTGAATTAATGTAATGTTATAACAatttttatgttaattatattacattaaaaaaacaattttttgttaattgttgtgAAATAATATGTAAAAATTTAAACAGAATTAATGAATGGGGGACCAAATTGCCACTATTTGATAAATTTAAGGATGTAAttgcttaaaaaaattatttatggaCTAAAGTGAGAATGCATACCTAATTCAGGGGCAATGTTGCCAAAAGCCCCATGCATAATTGTGAATCACCCTCCAAAGAGTCCATATCCGGCCCGATTACATCGAGAGTCCATATAAGTTTACACTTTACAACCATTATGAAATACTGAAATTACCAAAGAGCCCTACCCTTGGAAGGCTCTTGAAGTTGAAGAAGATAATAATATGAATCTACTATTTGAATAATAAGCAAAACCCAAAGGCTGGAGTCAGATCCCAAGCCAACTACTACAGTTGCAGTAGGCTAATTACAAAAATGCTATTATAAGTCTATAGTGTTAAAATCCCGCCCaaacacaaacaaacaaacaagatTTTAGAcctcaaaaattcaaaaacatttttGGAAATTATTACACCttcttcactctctctctctatctctttcaACAAACTCCCTCAACTATTCAATAattatttcctttattttttgtcgcaatgaaaaaatatataattttgtttattattctcaattaattaaaaagCCCCCAACATTTTCAAACCTCTCAAcccaaaaaaatcaaaatttaaaatctCATCTTCGATCCAATCCAATGGCCAACTCCGATTCTTCCACTCCTCTTCCAGTCTCCGCTCCACTCTCACCCGTACGTAAGCTCCATTTTAATTCATCTCTTATTTTAAAGCTGCCATTTTTTCGTTCTGTATTTTAATGGGTTTTTTTGGGTGCTTTTTCGCTTCAACTTTCTACAGAAGAAGGAGAACATTATTCCGGTTGCGAAAAAGATCGCGGTGTTTATCTAACCCTTCTTCAGTTTTtcttttttaagattttttttaaaatttaattttctgAGTTTTATTTGGTGTGGGGTGGAATCAGGAACTGAATGAATCGAGGTCGGAGCTGCTTACTAGAATTCAAGGGCTGAAACAGGTTGCATTTTCGTTTAATTTTGCCCACCCCAAAAAAATGTTAATTTTCTAACTGTATCAAATGTGTAATCTTGAGATGAAAGTCATAAATATTGTTTAATTTTCTATATTGGTATTTTTCTTAGGATTTGCAAAGTTGGAGATCAAAATTGGATACCCAAGTCAAGGTTTACCGCGATGTAAGTGCTCCGTAGCTGAGTTGTTGTGCGTGTTAAGTTCATTTCTCTTTTTAAAATGTTGTTTTACATTGCTTTGGTCTAAAACTACCAATTGGGTTTGTGTTTGGTATTCTGAACTTAAATGATGTACAGTGCAAAGATTGTAAATGATAATGTTTGATCTGTATTTAGCTGAAGAACTAAGTGGAGGATAAGTTGCTCTAGGAACTACATTGGACTTTTAATTAGCAAGTCGTGTCCTTTGTATTCTTAGTGAACGTAAAATGCTAAAGCATTACTTAGGAGGTGAATATAATAATAATGACTGCAGTCTAGTTTGTTGAACTGGGAGGCACTGAATTTTCATGGTATTGTGTTTTTCCATGTGTTGTTAGATAGGATATGTGCTATTATAATATGGCATTTTGAGGATTCGAACTTTTGATTGATAAATGGTGAATTTGATTGATAGGTGGTGATTGATGAATGACAAAATGAGACTGATAAATGCTTTAACTTAAGTTTTGTTGGTTAAATTGTGTTTTATATATCTCACCACATTGTGAAAGTTGTGATATTTGTTTGATAGGTGGTGATTGATAGATGACAAAATGACAGTGATAAAAGCTTCATATTTTAGTTTTGTtagttaaattatgttttgtaatGTTAATAGCTCACCACATTGTGAAAGTTGTGATATTTGTTTGATTTCTTTATCCTTTTTGTGTTAGTGTCTGATTCACAGAGTATTTAGCTCTGATTCGTGGAGGAACATTCTTAGAATGTTTTCTACGTGTTGTGGATGTTTACTATGTAAGTGTCAATGCAATGTTCTTTTCATACATGCAGGAGCTTTCAGAACTGAAGAAATCACTCAACACTGAAGTGGATCAACTTCGGACTGTAAGTGGTGCTTTTCATGTCCACATTTTTTCCTGTTAAACATTATGAttgttataatttatatttttaaaatggaACTAGGAATTCCAAGATTTGAGGACTACCCTTCAACAACAACAAGATGATGTTACCACTAGTCTTAGAAACTTGGGGGTATGTTCTCATCAAAGTGATTCTTCTTTGCCGTTTGAAGTTTAATGTCCTGGCAAATAAATTTACTCTGATAAATTGACAATACATAGATGCTAGATTAATTCATCTTGAGCTTCTGTAGCTGCAGGACGTCTCAGGAAATGTTGAAAAGGCCCAAGATGCCAAggataaaaaagaagaaaatgaattgCCCAAGGAGAAAGACAAAGAAGTTGAGAACTTGACGGTCCCCCCCGCAGTGGAGCATGCATGAATGAACATGGTTTATAGCTTCGCCTAGTTACCTTTTAATTAGAATTTAGAACAGGCCACGACCTTGTTGTCTTCAATTTTCATGACATGAACTGTTATCTGGAGCAAATTATGTATAACTTTTCCTGTTATCTTCAATTGAAGCATCTTTTTATGCAGTTTTTGTCTTCATTTGTTTGCGGGTTAACATTCTGTTTTAGGTTAATTCAATGACTTTTCCATATATAGGGACTAAGAGAAACTGTCTAGCAGTAATATGTTAATGCAAACATCAATAGTGAAGCTGTTCTTAGATCGAGTGAGGGAGTTGTTCAAAGCCATCATAGACTTTGACTACAAGGATAAAATAGTTGGGTGCTATTAAGAATTTGGTGGTCTTCACTTGTTAGTAATGCTTTTAGATTAATACCACGAGTCTATGACATGCAATGTCTTTCATCATTAATGCCATTGTTTGTGATGATGTAAGCCCATCTTTTGCATTAATGTGTACATTTTCCAACAACACTATCTTCACCCCCAAAAAAATAATTAGAGAGAGAAGGGCGGTTGGGTTAATTCGGGTTAATTTATGATCCACAGAAGTGTAAATTTGCGGTTATTTCTTTATTAAGAAGAGAGTTCTAAAAAGATCTGATATCATAATAagcatcattattattattattataagggaATATATTTTAGACAAAATTATGAGTTTATATCTAAAAATCAACTGTAgattttattaatgatttaaCATTTTTACACTTGTTTCATATTGGACATTGTACTATAATATCTAATGTCTATTTTTTCTCACCAATTTTGAATTATCCGATCACATGATATTTTTCATTTCGCTTATTATTTTagatctcaagtgtctttttgTATTATGTGGATCTTGTGTGGGTTAGCTTGCTATTTGGATCTCAAATGTCTTGTTACTATGCGAATCTTATGTGGCTTACTATTTAGATAAGTGTGGATCGAATGTCCGCTAGGAATATGACTCATAATACCATGATAAGAATCATAGAATTTCATCTAAAAATCAATTAATGAATAGTAAAGTTAGCATATTCTTGTTAATCACTTAATATTTTTACacttagttttaagcattataaGTCTacacatattttaattttaattaatttgaaacatGTCAGATTTGATATTTACTTGCATCAATATTATGTCGCCTCGTAGCTAGTGTTGTTTTTTGATTGTAACGTCAGTTAGGTGGTTAAATTAGTGCTAGTAAGTTTTTTGAAACTGAGAGCATTTCATTCAAAGTGGGATAACTTGAAAAATACCCATTTTtaggattagttaactaaaaatagCTACTAATAATATTTAGTTGAATATTACCCACTATTTTAAGCACATTTTCCATATTACCCTTAAAACACTACTAGAAGTTCAATGTAAAAATCTCAATCTTTGCATTTGTCGTGTCATTTACTTCTCTCTTTAAATAATATTCCACTGTCAGTTCCACTAGACCACTGTATAATGGGTAGAGTCATTAATAGTTTGGgtattaatcaaagagttttaaAAGGTAGGTAAAAATTAAAGAGGTTAACTTAAATTGGGTACTAGGTGTAATTTTCACATTCCTTCCATTCTTCTCTTCTCATTTATTCAAAGTCCCAACTGAGCCAAGCCCATCTGGTCGCCTCCTAGTGTGTTGGCCAACACCTGATGTGCTCTTTAGCATTTCTAGAATAATATACTTACTATTGAGCTCTCTATTTTTTCATGTACAATAATGGAAATGTTTGTTTGGTTTGAGCAAGAGAAATGATATTAATTAATTAGCGATAGGTATTGTCAAATGCCAATCAATGCAGATGTTTTCCCGCTTTACTAAGTATGGGAGTTGtgagattttcaa
It encodes the following:
- the LOC133819396 gene encoding uncharacterized protein LOC133819396 isoform X2; amino-acid sequence: MANSDSSTPLPVSAPLSPKKENIIPVAKKIAELNESRSELLTRIQGLKQDLQSWRSKLDTQVKVYRDELSELKKSLNTEVDQLRTEFQDLRTTLQQQQDDVTTSLRNLGDVSGNVEKAQDAKDKKEENELPKEKDKEVENLTVPPAVEHA
- the LOC133819396 gene encoding uncharacterized protein LOC133819396 isoform X1, whose product is MANSDSSTPLPVSAPLSPKKENIIPVAKKIAELNESRSELLTRIQGLKQDLQSWRSKLDTQVKVYRDELSELKKSLNTEVDQLRTEFQDLRTTLQQQQDDVTTSLRNLGLQDVSGNVEKAQDAKDKKEENELPKEKDKEVENLTVPPAVEHA